The proteins below come from a single Cupriavidus sp. WKF15 genomic window:
- a CDS encoding dihydrolipoamide acetyltransferase family protein, whose protein sequence is MIEFRLPSLGADMDEGTLLEWAVKPGDAVNKGQIIAVVDTSKAAVDVETWHDGIIGELLVSPGDKIPVGTLMATLLEPGESAVAVRRTPGTVVAASGPRGRQMVSPAARRFGRDQGIDVEALAGTGPGGVVTLADVERAAHKPEAVAGDRTADIRKTIGAAMARAKREIPHYYVAETIPLRAALDWLALANACRSMTERMLPAVLLIKAVATILKGFPELNGFFRNGTFDAATAVHVGVAISLRQGGLVAPALLHADSKPLTQLMGELADLVKRCRAGSLKRTELSEPTITVTNLGDQGAEQVFGVIYPPQVALVGFGRISQRPWADSGTLVVMPAVTASLSADHRVSDGHRGALFLAALREALQHPEELDR, encoded by the coding sequence GTGATCGAGTTCCGCCTGCCCTCCCTGGGCGCAGACATGGATGAGGGTACGCTGCTCGAATGGGCCGTGAAACCCGGCGACGCCGTGAACAAGGGGCAGATCATCGCCGTAGTGGACACCAGCAAGGCCGCGGTCGATGTGGAGACGTGGCACGACGGCATCATCGGAGAGCTGCTCGTTTCGCCAGGAGACAAGATCCCTGTCGGAACCCTGATGGCGACCCTCCTTGAACCTGGCGAGAGCGCGGTGGCCGTACGGCGCACGCCGGGGACGGTGGTTGCAGCGAGCGGGCCGCGTGGGCGCCAGATGGTCTCCCCGGCAGCGCGCAGGTTTGGGCGGGACCAGGGAATCGATGTCGAGGCCCTGGCCGGCACCGGACCTGGGGGCGTGGTGACGCTCGCAGACGTCGAACGGGCCGCGCACAAGCCCGAGGCTGTGGCGGGCGACCGCACCGCAGATATCCGCAAGACCATCGGCGCAGCCATGGCGCGGGCTAAGCGCGAAATCCCTCACTACTACGTCGCCGAGACAATCCCCTTGCGAGCCGCGCTGGACTGGCTCGCCCTGGCAAATGCCTGCCGCTCCATGACCGAGCGCATGCTGCCAGCGGTCCTGCTGATCAAGGCGGTTGCGACGATCCTCAAGGGCTTTCCTGAACTGAACGGCTTCTTCCGTAATGGCACGTTCGACGCCGCGACGGCCGTGCACGTCGGCGTCGCAATTTCCTTGCGCCAGGGCGGCCTGGTCGCACCAGCGCTGTTGCACGCCGACAGCAAGCCGCTCACGCAACTGATGGGGGAGCTTGCCGACCTGGTCAAACGCTGCCGGGCCGGTTCCCTGAAGCGCACGGAGCTGTCCGAACCGACCATCACTGTGACCAACCTCGGCGATCAGGGCGCAGAACAAGTGTTCGGCGTCATCTACCCTCCGCAAGTAGCTCTGGTGGGTTTTGGCCGGATCAGCCAACGGCCCTGGGCGGATAGCGGCACGCTGGTGGTGATGCCTGCCGTGACGGCCAGCCTCTCAGCCGACCACCGAGTTTCCGACGGACATCGCGGCGCACTGTTCCTGGCCGCGCTGCGGGAAGCATTGCAACATCCCGAGGAGCTTGACCGATGA
- the pdhA gene encoding pyruvate dehydrogenase (acetyl-transferring) E1 component subunit alpha, producing MTAIEHPAPPPPTGPVPYEKAFALTLLRDMLRIRRLEEKCAERYGEGKIRGFLHLYIGEEAVCVGALHALTPEDNVVATYREHGHALVRGMDIGILMAEMYGKREGCARGRGGSMHLFDRATRLFGGNAIVGGGLPLAVGLALAGQMRKSRRVTACFFGDGAVAEGAFHESMNLAALWKLPLVFCCENNLYAMGTALERHESQTDLCAKAMSYNMPATPVDGMDVVAVHEAAKDAVTRVRSGTGPVFLELRTYRFRAHSMYDPDLYRQAAEVEAWKTRGPIHTFSARLKAEGKLAEDEFLALDAAACAEVERADAFAEAGTWEPVGDLLKDVYSSEGATP from the coding sequence ATGACGGCCATCGAACATCCTGCCCCCCCGCCTCCCACCGGGCCGGTTCCCTATGAGAAGGCGTTCGCGCTGACGCTGCTTCGGGACATGCTGCGCATTCGCCGTCTCGAAGAGAAGTGCGCGGAACGCTATGGTGAAGGCAAGATCCGGGGCTTCCTCCACCTTTACATCGGCGAGGAGGCCGTGTGCGTCGGAGCGCTCCACGCGCTGACACCCGAAGACAATGTGGTAGCCACCTATCGCGAGCATGGGCACGCACTGGTTCGCGGCATGGACATAGGGATCCTAATGGCGGAAATGTATGGCAAGCGGGAGGGATGTGCCCGCGGCCGTGGCGGATCCATGCACCTGTTCGATCGCGCAACCCGGCTTTTCGGGGGCAACGCCATCGTTGGCGGCGGCCTTCCGCTGGCGGTAGGCCTGGCGCTGGCCGGACAAATGCGGAAAAGCCGGCGTGTTACCGCCTGCTTCTTTGGAGACGGCGCGGTCGCCGAAGGCGCATTCCATGAATCGATGAACCTGGCCGCGCTATGGAAACTGCCGCTGGTGTTCTGCTGCGAGAACAACCTCTATGCGATGGGTACGGCTCTGGAGCGCCATGAATCGCAAACAGATCTCTGTGCCAAGGCCATGTCATACAATATGCCCGCCACCCCGGTCGACGGCATGGACGTCGTGGCAGTTCACGAGGCTGCCAAGGATGCCGTAACCCGTGTTCGAAGCGGCACCGGTCCGGTGTTTCTTGAGCTGCGCACCTATCGTTTTCGCGCGCACTCCATGTACGATCCTGACCTGTATCGCCAGGCGGCCGAAGTCGAGGCGTGGAAGACCCGTGGCCCCATTCACACATTCAGTGCGCGCTTGAAGGCAGAAGGCAAGCTGGCAGAGGACGAATTCCTTGCGCTGGATGCCGCGGCCTGCGCCGAAGTTGAGCGAGCCGACGCCTTTGCCGAGGCGGGCACGTGGGAGCCTGTCGGGGATTTGCTGAAGGATGTTTACTCCAGCGAGGGAGCCACCCCATGA
- a CDS encoding AMP-binding protein yields MADYVKSGRPEQQWLEHYPAGVPTEVDTRPFASLGDMLARSCSLYAAGPAFTIANTVLTFAELDHLSRHFASYLQQLGLRRGEPIAIMLPNLLQYPIVLFDILRARMVAVASSRTNPPLHRRTLPCCRDSRQRQNE; encoded by the coding sequence ATGGCAGATTATGTGAAGTCCGGCCGCCCCGAACAGCAGTGGCTGGAACACTATCCCGCAGGAGTGCCGACGGAAGTCGACACCCGCCCGTTTGCTTCGCTGGGCGACATGCTCGCGCGCAGTTGCTCGTTGTACGCCGCAGGGCCTGCCTTCACTATCGCCAACACCGTCCTCACCTTTGCGGAGCTCGACCACCTGTCGCGCCATTTCGCGTCGTATTTGCAGCAGCTCGGCCTGCGCCGAGGTGAACCGATCGCCATCATGTTGCCGAACCTGTTGCAATACCCCATAGTCCTTTTCGACATCCTGCGTGCTCGCATGGTGGCAGTCGCCAGCTCCCGCACGAACCCACCGTTGCACCGGAGGACATTG
- a CDS encoding acyl carrier protein → MSNAAIRAVVLSTLGEIAPEVDPQALCADRPLRRQVDLDSMDWLNFLIALHEKLKVEIPESDYARLVTLDDVVSYLEAAATR, encoded by the coding sequence ATGAGCAACGCTGCTATCCGTGCCGTGGTTCTGTCTACGCTAGGTGAGATCGCGCCCGAGGTCGATCCGCAAGCCCTGTGCGCGGATCGTCCTTTGCGCAGGCAGGTCGACCTTGACTCCATGGATTGGCTCAATTTCCTGATCGCCCTGCATGAGAAGCTCAAGGTGGAGATCCCGGAGTCCGATTACGCCCGGCTCGTCACCCTGGACGATGTCGTGTCCTACCTGGAAGCGGCCGCGACACGCTGA
- a CDS encoding alpha-ketoacid dehydrogenase subunit beta, giving the protein MTVHLSYREAMREALREALAADPRVFLMGEDVGRYGGSYAVSKGLLAEFGPERIRDTPLSELGFTGAGIGAALGGLRPIVEVMTVNFSLLALDQIVNTAALYHHMSGGQFSVPLVIRMATGAGRQVAAQHSHSFEGWFASIPGLKVLAPATVEDARRMLAPALADPDPVLIFEHAGLYNVEGDIPEESVVDIRSAQVRRPGMDVTLIAYGGSLPKAVQAADLLSAQGVDAEVVDLRVLRPLDDSTIMASVAKCRRAVIVDEGWRSASLAAELMARIVEQVFYELDAPVARVCSAEVPIPYARHMEEAALPQADKIVAAVSQLIS; this is encoded by the coding sequence ATGACCGTGCACCTCAGCTACCGGGAGGCCATGCGTGAAGCTCTGCGCGAGGCCCTTGCCGCAGATCCACGTGTCTTCCTGATGGGCGAGGACGTCGGCCGCTACGGGGGCAGCTACGCGGTTTCCAAGGGACTGCTCGCGGAATTCGGCCCCGAACGCATCCGCGATACACCGCTTTCGGAACTCGGCTTCACTGGCGCAGGCATTGGTGCGGCGCTGGGGGGCTTGCGCCCCATCGTCGAGGTGATGACCGTCAACTTCAGCCTGCTTGCCCTCGACCAGATCGTCAATACGGCGGCCCTTTACCACCACATGTCGGGGGGACAGTTTTCCGTGCCGTTGGTAATCAGGATGGCGACGGGGGCCGGGCGCCAGGTCGCCGCCCAGCATTCGCACAGCTTCGAGGGGTGGTTTGCCAGCATTCCCGGACTCAAAGTGCTCGCCCCCGCCACGGTCGAGGATGCGCGCCGCATGCTGGCCCCCGCGTTGGCCGATCCCGATCCGGTATTGATCTTCGAGCACGCTGGCCTGTACAACGTCGAGGGCGATATTCCGGAAGAGTCGGTTGTGGATATCCGCTCGGCACAGGTGAGGCGGCCCGGCATGGACGTGACCCTGATTGCCTATGGCGGCAGCCTGCCCAAGGCCGTGCAGGCTGCCGACCTGCTTTCAGCCCAGGGCGTCGATGCCGAAGTGGTCGATCTGCGCGTCCTGCGACCGCTGGACGACTCGACCATAATGGCCTCGGTCGCGAAATGCCGTCGCGCGGTCATCGTCGATGAAGGCTGGCGCAGCGCCAGCCTGGCCGCTGAACTGATGGCCCGCATCGTCGAGCAGGTCTTCTACGAACTTGACGCGCCAGTTGCCCGCGTCTGCTCGGCAGAGGTGCCGATTCCCTATGCGCGTCACATGGAGGAGGCCGCCCTGCCACAGGCCGATAAGATCGTGGCAGCGGTAAGCCAGCTGATCTCATGA
- the acsA gene encoding acetate--CoA ligase, with amino-acid sequence MDPSQIIHKTAADLRVAPNFADYEAERSRFSWDAVFSKLGRQPDRGLNIAWQAVDRHVAEGAGNKVAFRFLSPGGGTALPISYAELSGLTSRFCNVLRKLGVGKGDRLFILTGRIPELYAALFGALKNGTVVSPLFSAFGPEPIATRLNLGNGSVLVTTDELFTRKIAKWHDRIPNLKHVLLVAADGGQTTIPGTLDLETLMSGVPASCEITPTTPEDMALLHFTSGTTGTPKGAVHVHGAAATHWATGSYALDLHPDDIYWCTADPGWVTGTSYGAIAPLLHGVTSIVDPEEFDAERWYRILHDEAVSVWYTAPTAVRMLMKAGADVARAHTFPHLRFIASVGEPLNPEAVWWGKDVLGLPIHDNWWQTETGGIMIANTPAFDIKPGSMGRALPGVEAAIVRRLENGAAELVETSGTEGELALRRGWPSMFCAYLNDEQRYRKCFAGDWYLTGDLARRDADGYYWFVGRSDDVIKSAGHLIGPFEVESVLMEHPAVAEAGVIGKPDPLVGEVVKAFVSLNTGFEPSEALRLELLGHGRGRLGAAVAPKDIAFLADLPRTRSGKIMRRLLKARELGLPEGDISTLETRS; translated from the coding sequence ATGGATCCGTCACAAATCATCCATAAGACGGCAGCGGACTTGCGCGTTGCGCCAAATTTCGCCGACTACGAGGCCGAGCGCAGCCGCTTTTCCTGGGACGCCGTCTTCAGCAAGCTGGGCAGGCAGCCGGACCGTGGCTTGAACATCGCGTGGCAGGCCGTGGATCGCCATGTTGCGGAGGGAGCGGGCAACAAGGTTGCATTCAGGTTCCTGTCCCCTGGAGGCGGGACAGCGCTTCCCATCAGCTACGCAGAGCTGTCTGGCCTCACCAGCCGGTTCTGCAACGTACTGCGCAAGCTTGGGGTGGGCAAGGGAGACAGGCTTTTCATTCTGACCGGACGCATACCGGAACTGTACGCGGCACTTTTCGGCGCTCTGAAAAATGGCACGGTGGTCTCGCCCTTGTTCTCGGCATTCGGGCCCGAACCGATCGCCACGCGGTTGAATCTCGGTAACGGTAGCGTACTGGTCACCACGGACGAGCTGTTCACCCGCAAGATAGCCAAGTGGCACGACCGCATCCCCAACCTTAAACACGTCCTGCTGGTCGCTGCGGATGGCGGCCAGACAACCATCCCGGGCACGCTGGACCTGGAGACGCTCATGAGCGGTGTTCCCGCCAGTTGCGAGATCACACCTACGACACCCGAGGACATGGCGCTGCTGCATTTCACCAGCGGAACGACCGGTACACCCAAGGGTGCAGTACATGTCCACGGCGCAGCAGCCACCCACTGGGCAACTGGCAGCTATGCACTGGATCTTCACCCCGATGACATTTACTGGTGCACGGCCGATCCCGGTTGGGTAACGGGCACATCCTACGGCGCCATCGCCCCGCTGCTTCACGGCGTCACGTCGATCGTTGACCCTGAGGAATTCGACGCGGAACGCTGGTACCGGATCCTGCACGACGAAGCGGTCTCCGTCTGGTACACCGCGCCAACAGCCGTCCGCATGCTGATGAAGGCAGGTGCCGATGTGGCCAGGGCGCACACGTTCCCCCACTTGCGGTTCATCGCCAGCGTCGGTGAGCCGCTGAACCCCGAGGCGGTGTGGTGGGGCAAGGATGTGCTTGGACTGCCGATCCACGACAATTGGTGGCAGACCGAAACGGGCGGCATCATGATCGCCAATACGCCGGCCTTCGATATCAAGCCCGGTTCGATGGGACGAGCTCTGCCGGGCGTGGAGGCGGCGATCGTCCGGCGCCTGGAGAACGGCGCAGCGGAACTGGTCGAAACATCTGGAACCGAGGGCGAGCTAGCGCTCAGACGTGGCTGGCCATCCATGTTCTGCGCCTACCTCAATGACGAGCAGCGCTATCGCAAGTGCTTCGCCGGCGACTGGTACCTGACGGGCGACCTGGCGCGCCGCGATGCCGACGGGTACTACTGGTTCGTCGGCCGCAGCGACGACGTCATCAAATCGGCGGGGCACCTGATCGGACCCTTCGAAGTCGAGAGCGTGCTGATGGAGCACCCCGCTGTCGCCGAAGCGGGTGTCATCGGCAAGCCAGATCCGCTGGTGGGGGAAGTCGTAAAGGCGTTTGTCTCACTCAACACCGGCTTCGAGCCGAGCGAAGCCTTGCGGCTGGAACTGCTCGGGCACGGCAGGGGCCGCCTTGGCGCAGCCGTCGCGCCGAAAGACATCGCTTTCCTGGCAGATCTGCCGCGAACGCGCAGCGGCAAGATCATGCGCCGGCTGTTAAAGGCCCGGGAACTGGGCCTGCCAGAGGGGGACATCTCCACGCTTGAGACCCGATCATGA